The window CTGTCATGACAGGTATTCAGCCTTTCAGATGAGTGAAAGTGTGATTCGAATGGAGACAGGATTGCCAGATAGAGATACTTTCAGTGCTGTGTGTGAATATGTTGCTCATTTTGAGAATTCCATTACATTGCTGGATGGAGGAGACCCAAAGAAATCATCCTTGAGGACCAGATTTTCATGACCTTGATTAAAATTCGCCACAGCTATACACACTTGCACTTGGGTTTTCTATGTGGGCATTCACATTGTGTAGCAAAAATACCTTCTTTCCCTGTAGAGCAGGGGTGGGCAattctggtcctggagggccacacTCTTGCAGAgtttaggtgtgtttgattagggttggagatAAACTCTGCAGGAGTGTGGCCCTCCAGGACGGGAATTGCCCACCCCTGCTGTAGAGACTTATCATGTGAATTATATAGTATATAGTTTGTTTTCAGTTtacttattttatgaaaataaagatgcttaCTACAaaacgtgctgcaatgtttCTGTGGATCAGTGATTGGAGCATTTTGTTAACTTTTGTTTAATTCCCAGAGAACATGCTGATatctatagcttgaatgcactggaAGTCGCCTGTCTAACAAAtaccaaaaattaaatgttaaactaTTGTATACTATTGTAACTATACACCAGTCAGCTCACAGTAATGTGAGATAAAATTTACTACACAGGCTCTCTCACATTGGGGCTTGTGGATTACCAGGTATTATATatagaaaatgtgaacaaaATTCGTATGGTTTATTTAGGGAACATATATGGTTTAGTTATAATATATTGTATTCAAGCATTGATGCTAGTGGACAATTTTCTTCAAATTcaacatatataattatatataactaTTATGTTTGTTCAGAGATTGTTTGTATAGTTATCTTATTAATACATGGAACACTATTATAACTCCTCTATCTCCCTAGTTTTACTTAATTAGACTCGATAAACCTTGTCCCTCATGCTGGCCCTTATAATACCGGTATGTAAACCAGCATCTAAGCTGCACTGTTATGTCCAGATATATAGTGGTTCTCTCTCCTCGATGGTTTTTCTATCGTCTAAGAAAAAGTACATAAGATTGGAAATTGATACGGCAATAGCTAACGTTAGTGCTtctgagatgtttttttttctggcgAGTTAGCAAATGGTATGCAAACATACAATCAAACATAATACAGTGAAAGataatttttaaattttatttgggGCACAATGATCAGGCATAATAACCTTAATCACATAGAAACTAATATTAAGGTTTATATAAActaacaaaataataaactaataaataaaacattaacaaaaaaatttttttttaacatttttggaaATAACGATTGGGCAATATTTCTCATGAAAAAGTGGACAAGTGTTCATAAACAGCGCAGATCATAATGAGCGagcgtgttttttaaataaagtttgaggaAGCTTGATGATGACGTTGATCCGCGACCGGTGTGCTGTAGTCCGTTTATAGCATACCGTTAGCATTTTATATCTGACGGCTTTATTTAGGCTtcaaaatttatatattttcgaTTAACTTATAAAGATTATCTTGATAGACAAAACGTGTAAGGTTCATAACTCTTTGTTGAACACAGATCTTATTTTTTGCGAttttccaaaagtctatggggaaaATGAATGGCTTTTAGATTGAGGGAATCCATGCGCCGCTAACTTGGCCTACAGCGTGACGTCACAGCACTCTATTGCTtttacacaacaacaacaaccattAGAAAAGGCATGCTTTAATAAAACAGCAGCaagacataatttttttttttaaataaagcattaatCACAATTATCCAATATCATTCACAACTTATTTTGGTCAACCCTGTAACAATGAGTTACATTTTACGTGACCAAAAATTGAAGAAAGATCCTTTATATTGAAGAACATAATGGATacgaagagtttcgttgcaaaacgagataacaatttttttaattgttcagaaatcttattttttggttgtgcattccaattaattttttaagttatgaaggtttaaatcaaaacaaaccaactgcaattGGTTTGTTTTGTTGCAGTTAAAAAAtgcagctaagtagcaccacaaaactaaataacaacataacataataaacatgttttgacaaaaatgtaaaaaaatggatttatctcgttttgcaacaaaactcttcatacgTTACTCATTGATAGTCTTACGATTTATGCTGTAGGCGAGTAAAACATCCTCTGTAAGAGATCATatagcaaacaaaacaaaaagttcaatttgaataaaaaccggaaaaaattgctttaatcAATTAAACCAAAATGGACGCTCATTTATCAGATAAAgtgggtggctcttaaaagagcctttGGGTGTTGAAAAGCTGGAAGCTTTATTTGGAGCTGGTGTACTTGGTGACGGCCTTTGTTCCCTCAGACACGGCGTGTTTGGCGAGCTCACCGGGCAGCAGCAGACGCACGGCGGTCTGGATCTCTCTCGATGTGATGGTGGAGCGCTTGTTATAGTGAGCGAGACGAGAGGACTCACCGGCAATACGCTCGAAAATATCATTGACGAAAGAGTTCATGATCCCCATGGCCTTAGAGGAAATCCCGGTGTCAGGATGAACCTGCTTCAGAACCTTGTAGACGTAGATAGCATAGCTCTCCTTCCTGGACCTCTTGCGCTTCTTACCGCCCTTTCCTGCGGTTTTAGCAACGGCCTTCTTGGACCCCTTCTTAGGCGCGGACTTCGCTGGCTCAGGCATGATCTCTCAAGACGAAACAACAAAGTGTATAACGATCTGCACTGGTGAAGAAGTATTTATTCTCTGTCCATGCTAATTTTCAAAGACAACAGGCTCACGGCGCTGATTGGGTGTCTTCATTGGACACACACCATGAATGGGTTTCATTGGTGTGGCTAAGACGCGAGAGAGCCAATCAAAGTGGCTAAAACGGTAGCCCCACCCATAGCCTAATGTTTGAATTGTATACACCCATGCATTGTAGTGCGGTTTCACCTTCCcgctctttttaaaatataatttaaggcactctttagttatttatttagcaggaaaacgtttattaaacaaatacaagCAATATCTTGGTGCGTAAAGGCTTGAAAGCAACGCTTTTGAAAACAATGTTATCGTTAAATAGATGACGTTTGTTATTCCTCATGTTAGCtgccaaacaaaaaacaaaaatgaaaatgtgatgaaacaaaaaatgaaaCCCCAGCTCAATGGGATGGGTAAATTACGTACTTACAAGATTAAATTCTAATCTTATGTAGTCTGGAGATATGGGTGGAAAAGTCTGGGCAACTCGTGATCAACACTAACAATAAACAAGTCTGATAAAAGATTATATAATTAATCGATATAACTGTACAGAGAATTGAAACTTAAATAAAGTTGGTCTGATCGGGTCACAGTGACCTGAACAATTCAAAGTTCGATTACAACCGTAATTATGGGTAGATTTCATCTCTTAATGTGATAATgtgggtggctcttaaaagagccgttTGGGTTTGTGTAGAACTTCAAGCGTTTAACCTCCGAAACCGTACAGAGTGCGACCCTGTCGCTTCAGAGCATAGACGACATCCATGGCGGTGACGGTCTTTCTCTTTGCGTGCTCAGTGTAGGTGACGGCGTCACGAATGACGTTCTCCAAAAATACCTTCAGCACACCGCGAGTCTCCTCGTAGATCAGACCGGAGATACGCTTGACTCCACCACGGCGAGCGAGACGACGGATTGCTGGTTTGGTGATTCCCTGGATGTTATCCCGCAAAACCTTGCGATGACGCTTAGCGCCTCCTTTGCCGAGTCCTTTACCGCCTTTTCCTCTTCCTGACATGATTTCAGTCTGACGAACAACAGATGTGAAAAATCGGGCAGTGAAACAGGACTTTACAGTTGTCTACAGGACCTAGTGGAAACATGCAGCAATGAAGGCGGTGCCTTGTGACGTTTCACAGTAAAAGTCCAAACCTACCTACATTTTAGCTTTCAATTATTGGCTGATCTAAAAGtttatcttttaaaaaataaacattattgtttattatagaAAAGTATATGAATTACATACAGCTGTGCTTGCTGAgtgattttaaattaaattagtgGGGTGCATGCTTCTAATAAACTTGGTGCTTATAATGTAGATGTTAttcaaatattacattttcattttgccagtttaatatcaaataaaaaaatgaggcACAGAATTTTAAACTTAGACGTAAACAATCAATCTGTTAAGAGTAATTTTCACGTGCTTAGTTTATAATTGTCTTCTGTATTGTGTGCATTGTATGTACTGATCAAGATATTCAAAACTTCAGACATTGCCTCATTGAAAAATCTGGAGAAAAATAactttgtgttaaaaaaatatgcctacacaaaaacaacagaatTACGTAAAAAACCTACTTAAAATCGTTCACAATCCCTTCACTAACATACTTAGAGAGAGAAAAATAGCAATTGAGTAACAATTTTATAAAGAACATATGCCTTAAAACACTcagaaaaaacatttgtaatCAAGTAAACAATGAGAAATTTCTCGTTCAGTGGAATTGtggtggctcttaaaagagcctttGGTGTGAGGGACGCAATTAGGTTTAAGCGCGCTCTCCACGAATGCGGCGAGCCAGCTGGATGTCTTTGGGCATGATTGTTACCCTCTTGGCGTGGATGGCACACAGGTTGGTGTCCTCAAACAGACCGACCAGATAAGCTTCGCTGGACTCCTGCAGGGCCATGACGGCGGAGCTCTGGAAGCGCAGATCAGTCTTGAAGTCCTGGGCGATTTCTCTCACCAGACGCTGGAAAGGCAACTTACGGATCAGCAGCTCAGTAGACTTCTGATAGCGGCGGATTTCTCTCAGCGCTACGGTACCGGGCCTGTAACGATGAGGCTTCTTCACACCGCCGGTGGCTGGGGCGCTCTTACGGGCAGCTTTAGTGGCGAGCTGCTTCCTGGGCGCTTTGCCTCCGGTGGATTTACGAGCGGTCTGCTTTGTTCTTGCCATGATTACAAGAAAACTCTTCGCCTTACGACGCAGAAATATACAACGTTTCTCTGCAGGCTGTTTTTAAAGACAACTCGATCATGAGCTCAGAGGGCGGCGACACTGTACTGGCATATGATTGGCTAATGCGTGACGTCAAAGTATACAGCTGGCCAATGACTGTGCGTCTACtgttttcaaataaactgtGATTCCCGCTCGAAATCCTTCGTTGACACAAAAGCAGCGAATCAAGCCGTTTTAATGCATCAAATGTTTACTATAATGGTTCAATATTAAATACTTCACTGTTCTGGATAGACTAAAGTAAACACATATAAATGCATTAGACAAAATTACCAGTATGGCAGCATGTACCAGCACTGCATGTGAACTTTAAAAGCTACAATGTTGTGAGCAACTTAAACACGACATTGGAGATTTGGAGGATGTTTTTAGTTTTCTTACAGGATATCATCCTACATTATTTAAAGAACATTAACCTGGCTATacacttatttatttcttaaagaCTGACATTAAAGTAAATCAATAACTAAAATGAAACGTATGATCAGTGATTCTCCTTTCCTGGAGGTCCACTACTCTACACATTTTGTTTGTCTCTCTTATCTGACCGACTCTGATCAGTTCATGGAGATCTCTACTGAACTGATTATATGAATCAGATGTTAAAAACTAAAGGAGatacaaaatatgcagagcTGTGGCCCTCTAATAGATTCTGCCTTCGAATTCAGACAAACCATAAACCAAATTTCACTCTTTTGAAAGTTCAAgtgggtggctcttaaaagagcctttTGTTTAGTTTCGGATAACTGGACAGCTTATTTTGCCTTAGCGGGCTTCTCGGTCTTCTTGGGCAGCAGCACAGCCTGGATGTTGGGCAACACACCGCCCTGAGCGATGGTCACGCGACCCAAGAGTTTGTTCAACTCCTCGTCATTACGCACTGCCAGCTGTAAATGGCGGGGAATGATGCGAGTCTTCTTGTTATCACGAGCGGCGTTTCCAGCCAACTCCAGGATCTCAGCAGTAAGATACTCAAGCACAGCGGCGAGGTAAACTGGAGCTCCGGCACCGACGCGCTCTGCATAGTTACCCTTTCGAAGAAGTCTGTGAACACGGCCGACGGGAAACTGAAGCCCGGCTCTGGATGAACGAGTCTTAGCCTTCGCTCTGGCTTTACCACCGGTTTTGCCTCTGCCGCTCATTTTGTACAAAGAATTAGCTGCTAACTCGTAAAAAGATACAGTTAATGTAACTAATATAGCTGCTGCTCTCAGTATTTAGGCATGCTTGCCACTCGCCGATTCGTTAGAGTCTGTAGAAAGTTTAAACCAATCATTTAACTTCCCTCCAAAAGACAACGCCCACCACTTTCTTCTGTCTTGACTTTCTTCTGTCTTGATTACAGATAAATTAATATATGACAAATAACGACACAATCTCAAAACTCATGTCAGTTTCACAGCCCTAGAAGCAGATGAAATGCAGATGTTATTGGGAATAAAAGACACACAGCTGTtacttcaaatgtttattttaaagccaattttataatgtaaaaaataatctaTTATATTTAGTACTTTATCTATCACTTCCACAATCGTGTTTGTCATTgtgttattttgttgttttatcgTGCCAATAAAGTACCATTATATGAGTTAAAATCTATTTGGCTGACGCTTTTTGTCTAAgacaacttacagtgcattagaAAGTACTTTTGATCAGAATTCATAGGGAACTTACAGAATTAGAAAAGGTCACAAAATACTGTTGTAATAAGATAATATAGTATACTTCAATCACATCTTTCGTAGAAATCtgaaatataaattataattacaaaaaaataacagtgaAATACTGCTCCTTCATGAATTGgtgggtggctcttaaaagagcctttttagtaaaataattttgtaaagtggatttatttctttttaggtGCTGCCTTTTTAGGCTTGGCTGCTTTGGGCTTTGTCGTCTTGGGTTTAGCAGCCTTCGCTTTCTTGGGGCTCTTCGCTGCTTTCTTAGGAGCCGCTGGCTTCTTTGCTTTCTTGGGGCTCTTTGTTGCCTTTTTAGCGGCGGTGGCGGCTGGTTTCTTCGCTTTCTTGGGTGATTTCTTAGCGGCGGTCTTCTTTGTCGCTGCAGTCTTGGGCTTCTTGGCAGCGGCGGGTTTCTTTGCTTTAGGAGCGGCTTTCTTCGCTGGTTTCTTCTTCGTCTCTGCTTGCTGTTTGTTCAGTTTAAAAGACCCGGAAGCGCCGGTTCCTTTAGTCTGGACCAGAGTGCCTTTAGTCACGAGGTTCTTGATGGCGATTTTGACGCGGGTGTTTTTCTTCTCCACGTCGTAACCACCGGCGGCGAGCGTTTTCTTCAGGGCGGCGAGAGAGGCGCCGCTCCTCTCCTTGGAAGCCGAAACAGCTTTGACGATGAGGTCACCCACACTTGGTCCAGTTTTCTTGGCTTTCGCAGCGGATTTCTTCTTGGGTGTTTTGGCCGGCGGGGCGGCAGCAGCTGGAGCCGTTTCAGCCATTTTCTCTAAGCGGTTCTGTATTCTCACAAACTCAGCACGAGATCAGTAATGAGAAGTAGCAGAGAGCGCGCGGCAAGTTAGGCAGCACATGAGAACGGTATAGACTCAACCTCTCCAGCTAGTGTCTGTACTCCTCCACGAGCCGCTGACGTGTGTGTTTTCTTCCctaacatttttaacaaaaccGCAGTGATAAAACACATTAGCACGATAAAAACAATGTAAACACAGAGCAGAGGTCCAGAGCTAAACATTGAAACTAAAATACACGGTTTATTTTAGCATCTTTAGAACAAATGCACGACCAGCGTCAGCCACAGGATAAAGCCGAGTATGATTTTCATGTGTTTTTTCTCTTGAACAGTTGGTGAAAGACTAAAAGCATCTTCTGTGCTTTTAACACTCACTTCCAAAGTCACTTGAGTTAAATCAACATAATTGAAGATCTTGTTATATAGAAGTGTTATATATTGCTGTTATTCCGATCTTTGTGGAGCACACACGCCACCCAAAGGCTTCCTATAGTTGACTTTGGCACCAGTGATCAAGGTATTTATTATATTCACAGTGACAGAACAGTGAAAGATAAATTAAAATGACAGAAGTATGCAAAATAACAAGCAATgcgaaattttaaaatgtataaatatgaattacaaacaaaagataaaaataCCAAAAGTGGCATCATCACAACTGAGGTTTAAAGCAGACACTTCTGCTTTAAGTAAATCTATAGAGTTGCATTCTCTTCTTAAATGAAATAACCTTTATTTAGATCAGATACTGTGAGCtatttacaatatatttcaGTGTCCAAATCCAGCAGCCTAGTAGAAACtaaaactttcataaaaaatctagGTTTAAATTAACCGAAATTACCCTGCTAAAGCACCAATAGACACCATAACAGAaattctattgtttttttttttgggaatTGTATTGGTTGTAATGGAATATTTctcaaaacacactacagtgtatctgtctttgttggtctctaattgTATGTGTTGGTTCCCTTTCGAGAACGATCTCTCGACATTGTGTagtagctgacgctatgggaggTCCTCCTCTTCCAATTTTCTGAAGCTTTTCTATACAACGACACCAGTGTACTGGCTAATGCCTGTCATGACGGCGTATAAAGGCGTGGCTTTCGCCACTATATAACAACCGTCTCTAAGGCATATCATCAGATTATTTCTCTTTACTTTGTGATACTGAAGCGTTGCCGCTGAGTATCGCACCCGTAACGGACCTTATACGCATTCTGGCTGACATTTACGTGAATATATTGCTTCGCTCCTCGAGGAAAAAGGTAAGCGAAGAGAATCGCCGGAGGTCTTTGCATGCTTGTGTTCTCGGCAGCGAAACACCACCAGCAGAGTGTCGCTGGTGGGTCGCAGCCAACCTGGAGATACCGCAATGGGTCTTCCAAACCTCTGGTGCATCCGACGACCCGTATCAGCACACAGCTTTCAGCCTGCTCTCGAATGTGCCCATCACACACGCGCTGCAGAGAGAGAAGGGCAGACCGAGCAGTGCGAGACTCTTCGCCATATAAGCTTCCCCCCGAGGTGTTCGAGGCTATGGAAGCAGGGCGGCCACGTGCATAAGCATCCCTAGCTTGCGTTATGCTAGGATTGACCGTTTGGTTGTTTGTTGCATTGTGCTTATCTGCTGCCCTGGGTAGTGCAACGATAATACCTATATGCTGGCTGTGTCTGTATGTACTCTGCCCTGGGTCAGAGTTTCTGATTGGGTCCCTAGAGGCTCTGGCATCCAGTCTTTTTCACGTTGGCGTACGCCGACTGGGCTAGGACTGTGCTATGCGCTACTGCTAAGTGATGTGGTCAGCATCAGCTACTGACGCAATGTCGAGAGACCATtctcgaaagggaacgtctcggttactatcgtaaccttgttccctgagaaacAGGAATGAGACATTGCGTAAGCTGCCGTGTCACTGCTCAGATCAGCTTTTCTGTTGTTCAGTTGAAATGATCTGATCTGATTCTCAGGGAACGGAGGTTATGATAGTAACCGCGACGTTTCGTGGGGTAACCGGTTTATCTCACAGGCACATGAGGTTAAATATCGCCAAATTTACGGGGACATTGTGTGCTTcacatacttcctgcatcctgCACCGACATGCAATACATGGTAGCAACCCGCTGCTGCACAGCAGGTACAAACAATCCAAACAGGCACAGGTTGACTCGGACAGAGCATTACATCAAACAATCACCAACTTCAGACAAGGCAAACACTGGTGTTAAATACACTGGGAAATGAAAAACACCTGGGGGAACAATCACCATGCAGACCAAtgaaacaaaagaactacaaagaactacaAAACATGGCAGACACGGAcagaacttcaaaataagagtctAAGAACAAGACACCAACGCACGACGGTACCGGATCAGGAGAAatatataaagtttactatattGAAAATGACTGCTTAATAAAATTCAAATCCTTCAAAGAAACATACAGAAATGCTAAGGCACAGCAAAAGGGTAAATATAACCATCATAAAATAATCACTGTATGggacttttgtttttgtggattcAATAGATCAGCACAGGTATGTCTGTAAGATGTCTGCTAAagatctggggcctcatttataaagcgtgcatacGCACAAAATGGGGCTGAAAACGTGTGTACGCCACTTCCCATGCAAAgcttgtgatc is drawn from Misgurnus anguillicaudatus chromosome 6, ASM2758022v2, whole genome shotgun sequence and contains these coding sequences:
- the LOC141364238 gene encoding histone H3-like gives rise to the protein MARTKQTARKSTGGKAPRKQLATKAARKSAPATGGVKKPHRYRPGTVALREIRRYQKSTELLIRKLPFQRLVREIAQDFKTDLRFQSSAVMALQESSEAYLVGLFEDTNLCAIHAKRVTIMPKDIQLARRIRGERA
- the LOC129433181 gene encoding histone H2B-like, which codes for MPEPAKSAPKKGSKKAVAKTAGKGGKKRKRSRKESYAIYVYKVLKQVHPDTGISSKAMGIMNSFVNDIFERIAGESSRLAHYNKRSTITSREIQTAVRLLLPGELAKHAVSEGTKAVTKYTSSK
- the LOC129433175 gene encoding uncharacterized protein: MSGRGKTGGKTRAKAKTRSSRAGLQFPVGRVHRLLRKGNYGERVGAGAPVYLAAVLEYLTAEILELAGNAARDNKKTRIIPRHLQLAVRNDEELNKLLGRVTIAQGGVLPNIQAVLLPKKTEKPAKAKLVLKTPNSLYKMSGRGKTGGKARAKAKTRSSRAGLQFPVGRVHRLLRKGNYAERVGAGAPVYLAAVLEYLTAEILELAGNAARDNKKTRIIPRHLQLAVRNDEELNKLLGRVTIAQGGVLPNIQAVLLPKKTEKPAKAK
- the LOC129433951 gene encoding histone H4, producing the protein MSGRGKGGKGLGKGGAKRHRKVLRDNIQGITKPAIRRLARRGGVKRISGLIYEETRGVLKVFLENVIRDAVTYTEHAKRKTVTAMDVVYALKRQGRTLYGFGG
- the LOC129433167 gene encoding histone H1-like: MAETAPAAAAPPAKTPKKKSAAKAKKTGPSVGDLIVKAVSASKERSGASLAALKKTLAAGGYDVEKKNTRVKIAIKNLVTKGTLVQTKGTGASGSFKLNKQQAETKKKPAKKAAPKAKKPAAAKKPKTAATKKTAAKKSPKKAKKPAATAAKKATKSPKKAKKPAAPKKAAKSPKKAKAAKPKTTKPKAAKPKKAAPKKK